In one Pseudomonas fitomaticsae genomic region, the following are encoded:
- a CDS encoding ABC transporter ATP-binding protein, giving the protein MAEATPALEIRNLHKRYGQLEVLKGISLTARDGDVISILGSSGSGKSTFLRCINLLENPHQGQILVAGEELKLKAAKNGELVAADGKQINRLRSEIGFVFQNFNLWPHMSVLDNIIEAPRRVLGQSKAEAIEVAEALLAKVGIADKRHAYPAQLSGGQQQRAAIARTLAMQPKVILFDEPTSALDPEMVQEVLNVIRALAEEGRTMLLVTHEMGFARQVSSEVVFLHQGLVEEQGSPQQVFENPLSARCKQFMSSNR; this is encoded by the coding sequence ATGGCTGAGGCCACGCCCGCGCTTGAAATCCGCAACTTGCACAAACGCTACGGACAGCTTGAGGTGCTCAAAGGCATCTCGCTGACCGCCCGCGACGGCGATGTGATCTCGATCCTGGGTTCCTCCGGTTCCGGCAAGTCCACGTTCCTGCGTTGCATCAACCTGTTGGAAAACCCGCACCAGGGCCAGATCCTGGTGGCCGGGGAAGAACTCAAGCTCAAGGCCGCCAAGAATGGCGAACTGGTTGCCGCCGACGGCAAGCAGATCAATCGCCTGCGCTCCGAGATTGGTTTTGTGTTTCAAAACTTTAATCTGTGGCCGCACATGAGCGTGCTCGACAACATCATCGAAGCCCCGCGCCGCGTACTCGGCCAGAGCAAGGCCGAAGCCATCGAAGTCGCCGAAGCGCTGCTGGCCAAGGTCGGCATCGCCGACAAGCGCCACGCCTACCCGGCGCAACTGTCCGGCGGCCAGCAACAGCGCGCGGCGATTGCGCGCACGCTGGCGATGCAGCCCAAGGTGATCCTGTTCGACGAGCCCACCTCCGCCCTTGACCCGGAAATGGTCCAGGAAGTACTTAATGTCATCCGCGCATTGGCCGAAGAAGGCCGCACCATGCTGCTCGTGACCCATGAAATGGGCTTCGCCCGTCAGGTCTCCAGCGAAGTGGTGTTCCTCCACCAGGGCCTGGTAGAAGAGCAAGGATCGCCACAGCAGGTGTTCGAAAACCCGCTTTCGGCGCGCTGCAAACAATTCATGTCCAGCAACCGCTAA
- a CDS encoding carboxypeptidase regulatory-like domain-containing protein, producing the protein MKRVLSFVLPVAAAAVLLFPIMAQAASLEPIDNAAVQVQQQEQNGVRYLAGGIGEDESKAIQQSAGYNLHMTFAVGLQNQYTADVDVMIQKAPGQTVLTLNQTGPLVYVQLPPGKYTVVATRNGETRRDAAEIGGGAARNLVFHWNDNS; encoded by the coding sequence ATGAAACGCGTTCTTTCATTCGTGTTGCCCGTTGCCGCTGCGGCGGTGCTGCTGTTTCCGATCATGGCGCAGGCTGCAAGTCTGGAGCCGATCGACAATGCCGCCGTGCAGGTTCAGCAGCAGGAGCAAAACGGTGTTCGCTATCTCGCCGGCGGGATTGGTGAAGATGAGTCGAAAGCCATTCAGCAATCCGCGGGCTACAACCTGCACATGACGTTCGCCGTCGGCCTGCAAAACCAGTACACCGCCGATGTCGACGTGATGATTCAGAAAGCCCCCGGCCAGACCGTGCTGACGCTGAATCAGACCGGGCCATTGGTGTACGTGCAGTTGCCGCCCGGCAAATACACGGTCGTCGCGACCCGTAATGGTGAAACGCGCCGGGATGCGGCGGAAATAGGCGGCGGTGCTGCGCGCAATCTGGTGTTTCACTGGAACGACAACAGCTAG
- the gabP gene encoding GABA permease: MSSTQSSNGLEQGLKPRHVTMLSIAGVIGAGLFVGSGHAIAAAGPAVLLAYAAAGALVVLVMRMLGEMAVASPDTGSFSTYADRAIGHWAGFTIGWLYWWFWVLVIPLEANAAATILHAWFPGVDIWAFALIITMLLTVTNLFSVKNYGEFEFWFALLKVVAIIGFIILGVAAIFGFLPNSQVSGVSHIFDTQGFLPNGMGAVLGAILTTMFSFMGTEIVTIAAAESKNPGKQISKATNSVIWRIGLFYLVSIFIVVALVPWNDPVLASVGSYQTVLERMGIPNAKMIVDIVVLVAVTSCLNSALYTSSRMLFSLGKRGDAPAMATRTNKSGTPYWAVMLSTGAAFLCTFANYVAPAAVFEFLLASSGAIALLVYLVIAISQLRMRKQRMARGEKIVFSMWLFPGLTYAVIVFIVAALTIMLFQDAHRVEILATGLLSLLVVAAGLLVARRRNLEKRGAAVLN; the protein is encoded by the coding sequence ATGAGCAGTACCCAAAGCTCCAATGGCCTCGAACAGGGGCTCAAACCGCGTCATGTGACCATGCTGTCGATCGCCGGGGTGATCGGTGCAGGTCTGTTCGTAGGCTCCGGCCACGCTATCGCCGCCGCCGGTCCCGCTGTTCTGCTGGCTTACGCCGCTGCTGGCGCGCTGGTTGTGCTGGTGATGCGCATGCTCGGCGAAATGGCCGTCGCCTCGCCTGACACCGGTTCCTTCTCGACTTACGCCGACCGCGCTATCGGTCACTGGGCCGGTTTCACCATCGGCTGGCTGTACTGGTGGTTCTGGGTCTTGGTGATTCCGCTGGAAGCCAACGCCGCCGCAACCATCCTGCACGCGTGGTTCCCGGGTGTAGATATCTGGGCCTTCGCGCTGATCATCACCATGTTGCTGACCGTGACCAACCTGTTCAGTGTGAAAAACTATGGTGAGTTCGAATTCTGGTTCGCCCTGCTCAAAGTCGTGGCGATCATCGGTTTCATCATCCTCGGTGTTGCGGCCATTTTCGGCTTCCTGCCGAACAGCCAGGTCAGCGGCGTGTCGCACATCTTCGACACCCAGGGCTTCCTGCCGAACGGCATGGGCGCGGTACTGGGCGCGATCCTGACCACCATGTTCTCCTTCATGGGTACCGAGATCGTGACCATCGCGGCCGCGGAATCGAAGAACCCGGGCAAACAGATCTCCAAGGCCACCAACTCGGTGATCTGGCGGATCGGTCTGTTCTACCTCGTTTCGATCTTCATCGTCGTGGCCCTGGTGCCATGGAATGACCCGGTTCTGGCCAGCGTCGGCTCCTACCAGACCGTGCTTGAGCGCATGGGCATCCCGAACGCCAAGATGATCGTCGACATCGTGGTTCTGGTTGCTGTGACCAGCTGCCTGAACTCGGCGCTGTACACCTCTTCGCGCATGCTGTTCTCCCTCGGCAAGCGTGGCGATGCTCCAGCCATGGCGACTCGTACCAACAAGAGCGGCACGCCTTACTGGGCAGTGATGCTGTCCACTGGGGCAGCGTTCCTGTGCACCTTCGCCAACTACGTGGCCCCGGCTGCGGTGTTCGAGTTCCTGCTGGCCAGCTCCGGCGCCATCGCGCTGCTGGTGTACCTGGTGATCGCGATTTCGCAACTGCGCATGCGTAAACAACGCATGGCTCGTGGCGAGAAAATCGTCTTCAGCATGTGGCTGTTCCCGGGCCTGACCTACGCGGTGATCGTATTCATCGTGGCGGCCCTGACCATCATGCTGTTCCAGGACGCCCACCGCGTGGAAATCCTCGCGACCGGCCTGCTCAGCCTGCTGGTGGTCGCTGCCGGTCTGCTGGTGGCTCGCCGCCGCAATCTGGAAAAACGTGGCGCGGCGGTTCTGAACTGA
- a CDS encoding alpha/beta hydrolase family protein, producing the protein MNLQSAPPPLGQASDIESEPFQEPAADGYLLGGFTWRHASPDPQRPVVIINAATSVRCRHYSRFAAYLFANGFDVIIYDYRGIGESRPKSMRHLQASWTDWGALDFEAMLKRAQREFPGQPIDVVGHSFGGCAAGLGASGKIIRRLVTVGAQFAYWRDYAPEHRWRMFGKWHLLMPLVTLFCGYFPGKRLGWLEDTPAGVVRDWSTPAARYERRPSGRTMTDLPFANVSAKALAISISDDPYGTIPAIERLLAYFHNAQKTHLRIEPQDIGEQQVGHFAFFRSAYQATLWPIALTWLQTGELASDTPGRKIPRSQTL; encoded by the coding sequence ATGAACCTACAAAGTGCGCCACCTCCACTTGGCCAAGCATCCGACATTGAAAGCGAGCCTTTCCAAGAGCCCGCCGCCGACGGCTATCTGCTCGGCGGTTTCACCTGGCGCCACGCTTCGCCCGACCCACAGCGCCCGGTAGTGATCATCAACGCCGCCACCTCCGTGCGCTGTCGCCACTACTCGCGCTTCGCGGCGTATCTGTTCGCCAATGGCTTCGACGTGATCATTTACGACTACCGGGGCATTGGCGAATCGAGGCCGAAGTCGATGAGGCATTTGCAGGCTTCGTGGACGGATTGGGGCGCGCTGGATTTCGAGGCGATGCTCAAACGCGCACAGCGGGAGTTTCCCGGGCAGCCGATCGATGTGGTCGGGCACAGCTTTGGTGGCTGTGCAGCGGGCCTGGGGGCCTCTGGAAAGATAATCCGACGACTGGTGACGGTCGGCGCGCAATTCGCCTACTGGCGCGATTACGCGCCCGAGCACCGCTGGCGGATGTTCGGCAAATGGCATCTGCTGATGCCGCTGGTCACGCTGTTCTGTGGCTATTTTCCGGGCAAAAGACTTGGCTGGCTGGAAGACACGCCCGCCGGCGTGGTGCGCGACTGGAGCACGCCTGCCGCACGTTATGAGCGGCGACCGAGCGGTAGAACGATGACCGACTTGCCCTTCGCCAACGTTTCGGCCAAAGCCCTGGCAATCAGCATCAGCGACGACCCCTACGGCACGATTCCCGCCATCGAACGCCTGCTCGCTTACTTCCACAACGCGCAAAAGACCCACCTGCGAATCGAGCCGCAGGACATCGGTGAACAGCAAGTCGGACATTTCGCCTTTTTTCGCAGCGCATACCAAGCCACACTATGGCCCATCGCTCTGACCTGGCTGCAGACCGGCGAACTGGCCTCCGACACACCGGGGCGCAAAATCCCACGCAGCCAAACCCTTTAA